A single Venturia canescens isolate UGA chromosome 1, ASM1945775v1, whole genome shotgun sequence DNA region contains:
- the LOC122419480 gene encoding uncharacterized protein isoform X4: MVDLRWICWYLLKGVPTLFAFPIESSQASDSDFWKVQWEYWPQYTLGILSFVVVASTLVGCLCCQRQRRPKGFQEFKDGSTAGTETTIERVPSSSLELEVPRRISTPSREKILFDEILLSNYTDGRSALKPPSSSLYNNDDNEENEISRNRGKNEWYEGENFPREKLKYLREIGRGWFGKVVEGMTVLEEGNVTMLGKNRGVVVRILTEGATSREKSWFLGESTPYLKLRHPNVLELLGFCLETDPFLLLFESCPVGDLKNFLLENRETGDALRKENVPMRMALNIANALEHMHENGFAHTDLSARNCLVAHDLTAKLGDYGVGVEKYPGDYYIVGDRALPIRWSAPESLECTETTIETRAITPHANVWSYGVLLWEIASWAERPYDHLCDEQVIELIFSPRSEKSVELVDKFIAKHDLPANFREALEATWKFAPTERSSLRNVREILCGKKMEDFEQRWENLKPNGPCSVDKSASLQDLRGSMDSGLCQANSYLDKNSLRANFRLGPEEEPVVNCASIRETICQTESGSETEEESWRGRVERGAYTEKVKQKSKSVADLMVLVHIDSDSDVESSLGPQNIDKPMKKRLPPSGSDGDLRRGAVIADEFDEALRKLRDPSNVANSFVTRTTKSTMDHVNTDSKVNENVKIVDNIVQSVEINEIIEKPKLLTLTSHQGKTPILRLSFGGNPLSSDSSEPNLKDDSFQNEERVVEKIEQDTTSGDKNSSDTREFLRNEEPVVLRLVSKGNPDLPLLRYIPERSSTPVNPVDKAPSDAFLVSESREAPPLLTDTTGNGPNSVDVELWNDALGEELEKKNPLFVENVTIFHEYAQDRMLYFDNSSTAPLDKDAGFHKKNSNSGSSTPKSLQSFPVSSCPSGTRYNFSAACLSAPATPRRNDNLISISGQRLRDRRKEEMRKKTDYYPDDCVVLRGSLSAPETPFRRKYNEDSSTCEDLDEERHDVKDSAPDTPQSRCNYSVGNADEDLSSVGDELEPAGIMKRSSHEVDDEEDRKHLSTPDDERSSDSGFRDKESCEEEESPIPGSQVLSSIEILGTRISCVNLKNSSPLFSASAEEEQMRILFELDTILDAEYYGNSRDPDKIDDTEISLEINEKLHFEDTDEIAEKIRSISESHGSTESTDILETVRANSCDANFLDHFFSSKDDTNQDSKFEYFNDTSSADLLESMEVDSVSDECSIKIEENRLSSKKEDLMVGGGAHSSCESPIKTSDKSPSTDSSAELIRLNIDSSETPSDIMKNESISSEISPIKTDRNSFTDGSLDLQIVVSDSTSSSDKDALNKVASFDDISKVLSQESKSFSSHNIDSKTNEINYVENCSSNLPLEEDSRNTQLKNPPAGSDSEIINLTSPSIEEEFSSSRSEDVAEISTRAETLITDFESINQDKLRTNESFEAQEKKTETETENSICLPHGAERRNFQGDDAFEYSSEDSQNLCTFVDRADDGDSTIENHDKIVCSSNELLLIRDENRGSNISVDALIQRDPLNSDVEQWSWRENINEINDDNEEDSSTMSLKSDNSYVSFGLDEAFVTAIRNELTEKLPRAQMPVVEALDPHDETETATASINPETTAKHWGEDEEIDSSPERSSVDISIRYNIYGTPLSPILEERESAATSESLFSKEESADASIASRVSALSEDVLVVDTLTNRAIIVEAGANGGNVGTLDSQQDEDRDTSHGDISDEENLEYPQNHFNRGFGNKKTWLGSGGAPLPSPEEESKWQQQFPLPLQMQDDLMSTSFGTDRDWDSQDDEEGEDEVEEGDDDEEENSSSSGEFVWKRYDDAGDLEKVATRSPPSKPKSHETEVDLDEEAEEEGDDGEEEDDEEEEEFTPSAWDATLAPHRSALRSPEKNLKTGNLYTQDQKKSVWFKKQRYHCVYEYPKETLVVNAQGQVATTWEPTSYTDWEDMMNEPARLDIYPIEYDETNRAGDEEFYVSSSNRPFQFQSGDGKYVSQFFPGASTTLLQHESQHQISSSSSLTSPRDVLDLRPSEDEVDRIDDRPLEVSLPQANGNSRSTDFNEGQQQAQLGELRHTRDRLKLNLLSTNGSTKTDGEVVSEILPRESENVDNIGTISEQMKVSLKTEKHLGNLKNLENPDRADMMEAARDFPSPDSQRAGKESLTKLEVDSHNIDESADKSGKKTPKCDNETKKLKTSINKDYPLQTENKLCDTEGIDSQEKVCSDIDVVEQSSNLKILCNLSVIETSKIDDDEDDNNKREKKDEAVCGDDGKVANENADDKVKDVKESTTFGNDEKMLEVRSTDENFQNCGDQKEESSKWKTRKDPRKYEHLEISILEAAVIPSSSNDTANSALVVSTSINDSSKNGKNMGEIKETEMVQSLTQS, from the exons ATGGTTGACTTGAGGTGGATTTGCTGGTACCTTTTGAAAGGTGTGCCAACACTTTTTGCCTTTCCCATTGAATCATCACAGGCCTCAG ACTCGGATTTCTGGAAAGTACAATGGGAATATTGGCCCCAATATACTCTTGGGATTCTGAGCTTCGTCGTTGTAGCATCTACTCTTGTCGGATGTCTCTGTTGTCAGAGACAGCGCCGTCCAAAAGGATTTCAG GAATTCAAGGATGGAAGTACAGCGGGAACGGAAACAACAATCGAGCGTGTGCCTTCCTCGAGTCTCGAACTCGAAGTACCACGACGCATTTCAACACCATCGAGAGAGAAGATTTTATTTGATGAGATATTGTTGTCCAATTATACGGATGGAAGATCAGCTTTAAAACCGCCATCGTCATCGCTCTATAACAATGATGACAATGAAGAGAATGAAATATCACGTAATCGAGGGAAAAACGAGTGGTACGAAGGTGAAAATTTTCCCCGCGAAAAGTTGAAATATCTTCGTGAAATTGGTCGTGGCTGGTTTGGCAAAGTAGTCGAAGGGATGACAGTACTCGAGGAAGGAAACGTCACGATGTTGGGGAAAAACCGTGGTGTCGTCGTAAGGATTTTAACGGAAGGTGCAACGAGCAGAGAAAAATCGTGGTTCCTCGGGGAGTCGACACCGTATTTAAAACTTCGACATCCAAACGTTCTTGAACTTTTGGGTTTTTGCCTGGAGACTGATCCATTTCTCTTGCTCTTTGAATCTTGTCCCGTTGGAgacctgaaaaattttttgctgGAAAATCGCGAGACCGGTGATGCCCTCCGAAAGGAAAATGTACCGATGAGAATGGCGCTGAATATTGCCAACGCCCTCGAACATATGCACGAAAATGGATTTGCTCATACAGATTTATCTGCAAGAAATTGTCTCGTGGCTCATGATTTAACCGCTAAATTGGGCGACTATGGGGTCGGGGTCGAGAAATATCCTGGCGATTATTACATCGTGGGTGATCGTGCCTTGCCGATACGATGGTCAGCCCCGGAAAGCTTAGAATGCACGGAAACGACGATCGAAACGAGAGCAATTACACCGCACGCGAATGTTTGGAGTTACGGTGTGCTGCTGTGGGAAATAGCTAGCTGGGCGGAGCGTCCTTACGACCATCTTTGCGATGAGCAAGTTATCGAATTAATATTTTCCCCCAGAAGCGAGAAATCTGTTGAATTGGTTGATAAATTTATCGCCAAACACGACTTGCCGGCAAATTTTCGAGAAGCTTTAGAAGCAACGTGGAAATTTGCGCCCACCGAGCGTTCGAGCCTGAGAAACGTGCGAGAAATACTATGTGGAAAAAAGATGGAAGATTTCGAGCAACGATGGGAAAATTTAAAGCCAAATGGGCCATGCTCCGTCGATAAAAGTGCGAGTTTACAAGATCTCAGAGGGAGCATGGACTCCGGGCTGTGCCAGGCGAATTCGTACCTTGATAAAAATTCTCTACGAGCCAACTTTCGTCTGGGACCCGAAGAAGAGCCTGTCGTTAATTGTGCGAGCATAAGAGAAACCATTTGTCAAACCGAGTCGGGATCAGAGACCGAGGAGGAAAGTTGGAGGGGTCGCGTCGAGCGTGGCGCTTATACAGAAAAGGTTAAACAAAAATCGAAGTCAGTAGCCGATCTCATGGTTCTCGTCCACATTGATTCAGACTCCGATGTCGAATCTTCGCTGGGACCGCAGAACATCGATAAGCCTATGAAAAAACGTTTACCACCGTCGGGTAGCGACGGTGATCTCCGCCGCGGTGCCGTTATCGCCGACGAATTTGACGAAGCTCTGAGGAAACTACGCGATCCCTCTAATGTTGCAAATAGCTTCGTTACGAGAACGACAAAAAGTACGATGGATCACGTAAATACTGACTCCAAGGTCaatgaaaacgtgaaaattgtagATAATATCGTACAAAGTgtcgaaattaacgaaattatCGAGAAGCCCAAATTATTAACTCTCACCAGTCATCAGGGAAAAACTCCGATATTGAGATTATCGTTTGGCGGCAATCCTCTGTCATCAGATTCGAGTGAGCCCAATCTCAAAGACGATAGTTTTCAAAACGAAGAACgcgttgttgaaaaaattgagcaaGATACGACGAGCGGTGACAAAAATTCAAGTGATACAAGAGAATTTTTGCGAAACGAGGAACCCGTCGTCTTGCGATTGGTCTCCAAAGGTAATCCGGATCTTCCACTTTTGCGTTATATTCCCGAACGTAGTTCAACACCAGTGAACCCAGTAGATAAAGCCCCTTCGGATGCATTTCTCGTATCTGAAAGTCGTGAGGCTCCTCCTTTGTTGACCGACACAACTGGCAATGGGCCGAATAGCGTCGACGTTGAATTGTGGAACGACGCTCTGGGTGAAgaattggaaaagaaaaaccctcttttcgttgaaaatgtcactatttttcatgaatacgCTCAAGATCGAATGCTCTATTTTGATAATTCGTCAACAGCTCCGCTCGACAAAGACGccggttttcacaaaaaaaattcaaactctGGATCAAGCACACCAAAATCGTTGCAAAGTTTCCCTGTTTCATCGTGTCCTTCCGGTACACGATACAATTTTTCAGCGGCCTGTTTATCGGCTCCTGCAACTCCACGACGCAACGATAATCTTATTTCGATTTCGGGTCAACGATTACGGGACAGGCGTAaagaagaaatgagaaaaaagacggaTTATTATCCGGATGATTGTGTTGTCCTACGAGGCTCGTTATCTGCGCCGGAAACACCCTTCCGTCGAAAGTACAATGAAGATTCGTCAACTTGCGAAGATCTCGACGAGGAGAGACATGACGTGAAAGACTCCGCTCCGGATACGCCACAATCTCGTTGTAACTATTCGGTCGGTAATGCTGACGAAGATTTGTCATCAGTCGGCGATGAACTTGAACCCGCTGGGATAATGAAAAGATCGTCGCACGAAGTCGACGATGAGGAAGATCGTAAACATTTGTCAACCCCGGACGATGAGCGGAGTTCAGATTCGGGTTTCCGTGACAAAGAATCGTGCGAGGAAGAAGAGTCCCCGATTCCAGGTTCACAGGTACTATCGAGTATCGAAATACTCGGCACGAGAATTTCTTGCGTAAACCTGAAAAATTCGTCACCGCTATTCTCCGCCTCGGCCGAAGAAGAACAAATGCGAATTTTGTTTGAGTTAGATACGATTCTTGATGCTGAGTATTACGGAAACTCCCGTGATCCAGACAAAATTGACGACACCGAAATCTCTttggaaataaatgaaaaattacattttgagGACACCGATGAGATTGCTGAAAAAATTAGATCGATATCGGAATCCCACGGTTCTACGGAATCGACGGATATTCTAGAGACGGTCAGAGCTAATTCTTGCGATGCTAATTTCTTGGATCATTTTTTCAGTTCCAAGGACGACACGAATCAAGattcaaaatttgaatactTCAATGATACGAGTTCGGCTGATTTGTTGGAAAGCATGGAGGTTGATTCGGTGAGCGACGAATGCTCAATAAAAATCGAGGAGAATCGCTTGAGTTCGAAAAAAGAAGATTTAATGGTGGGAGGAGGGGCCCATTCAAGCTGCGAATCTCCGATAAAAACTTCTGATAAATCACCGAGCACGGATTCCTCAGCCGAATTGATTCGTTTGAATATTGATTCCTCAGAGACGCCTTCGgatatcatgaaaaacgaatcaaTTAGCAGCGAAATCTCGCCGATAAAAACCGATCGCAATTCATTTACGGATGGATCTCTGGATCTTCAGATCGTAGTCAGCGACTCGACGAGTTCTTCCGATAAAGATGCTCTGAATAAGGTCGCTTCGTTCGACGATATCTCCAAAGTCCTTTCTCaagaatcgaaaagtttttcatcACATAATATAGACAGTAAAACCAACGAAATAAATTATGTGGAaaactgctcttcgaatttaCCGCTTGAGGAAGATTCTAGGAATACGCAACTGAAGAATCCTCCTGCTGGCAGTGACTCCGAGATAATCAACTTGACGAGTCCGTCAATTGAAGAGGAATTTTCGTCGAGCCGGAGCGAAGACGTTGCGGAAATTTCTACACGGGCCGAAACACTGATCACCGATTTCGAATCAATAAATCAAGACAAATTACGAACGAACGAGAGTTTCGAagctcaagaaaaaaaaacggaaaccgAAACGGAAAACTCAATATGTTTACCGCATGGAGCTGAACGAAGAAATTTTCAGGGAGATGACGCTTTTGAATACTCATCCGAAGATAGTCAAAATTTATGTACGTTCGTCGATAGAGCAGACGACGGAGATTCAACGATAGAAAATCACGATAAAATAGTATGTTCTTCGAACGAATTACTGTTGATACGCGATGAGAATCGAGGTTCGAATATTTCCGTTGATGCACTAATACAACGCGATCCATTAAATTCGGACGTTGAACAATGGTCTTGGAGAGAAAATATCAACGAGATTAACGACGACAATGAGGAGGATAGCTCGACGATGTCGTTGAAGAGCGATAATTCATACGTTTCGTTTGGTCTCGACGAAGCTTTCGTAACGGCGATAAGAAACGAGTTGACGGAAAAACTGCCACGAGCTCAAATGCCAGTTGTCGAGGCGCTCGATCCGCACGATGAGACGGAAACGGCAACGGCGTCTATAAATCCAGAAACGACTGCCAAACATTGGGGGGAAGATGAAGAAATTGATTCGAGTCCGGAACGCTCGAGCGTCGATATATCTATTCGATATAATATTTATGGAACTCCTTTGAGTCCCATTTTGGAAGAGCGCGAGAGCGCTGCAACTTCCGAGTCTCTTTTCTCGAAAGAAGAATCCGCCGATGCCTCAATCGCGTCTAGAGTTTCGGCATTGTCCGAGGACGTTCTTGTCGTTGACACCCTAACTAATCGGGCGATCATCGTTGAAGCTGGTGCCAATGGGGGTAACGTTGGAACCTTAGATTCTCAACAAGATGAAGACAGGGACACCTCCCACGGCGACATTTCCGATGAAGAAAATCTTGAATATCCACAAAACCATTTCAACAg AGGCTTcggtaataaaaaaacttggttGGGGAGCGGAGGTGCACCTCTGCCAAGTCCCGAGGAAGAGAGCAAATGGCAACAACAATTTCCACTCCCTCTGCAAATGCAGGATGATCTTATGAGCACGAGCTTCGGTACCGACCGTGATTGGGACAGTCAGGATGATGAGGAGGGTgaagatgaagtcgaagagGGAGACGACGATGAAGAAGAGAATAGTTCGAGTTCTGGCGAATTCGTTTGGAAG CGATACGATGATGCTGGGGATTTGGAGAAAGTTGCAACTCGCAGTCCACCGTCTAAGCCAAAATCCCACGAGACCGAAGTCGATTTAGACGAGGAAGCGGAGGAAGAAGGTGACGACGGCGAGGAGGAAGATgacgaggaagaggaagagttCACGCCGTCAGCCTGGGATGCGACGTTGGCTCCTCATCGGTCTGCTCTTAGATCTCCTGAGAAAAATCTTAAGACTGGG AATTTATACACGCAGGATCAGAAGAAAAGCGTTTGGTTCAAGAAGCAACGGTATCACTGTGTCTACGAGTATCCAAAGGAGACTCTTGTGGTCAATGCTCAGGGGCAAGTTGCGACCACGTGGGAACCAACTTCGTACACTG ACTGGGAAGACATGATGAACGAACCTGCACGTCTCGATATCTACCCGATTGAATACGATGAGACGAATCGTGCCG GGGACGAAGAATTTTACGTGAGTAGTTCTAATCGACCGTTCCAGTTTCAAAGTGGTGACGGTAAGTACGTGAGCCAGTTCTTTCCTGGAGCGAGCACAACGTTGTTACAGCACGAGAGTCAACACCAGAtatcgtcttcgtcgtcgttgaCGTCGCCTCGAGACGTCCTGGATCTACGGCCTTCTGAAGATGAGGTAGACCGAATCGACGATCGACCGTTGGAAGTTTCATTGCCACAAGCCAATGGGAATTCACGCAGCACAGATTTTAACGAAGGCCAACAACAGGCGCAGCTCGGAGAGCTGAGGCACACCAGAGATCGTCTCAAACTAAATTTATTGTCTACCAATGGATCGACAAAAACTGACGGGGAAGTAGTATCAGAGATACTACCTAGAGAATCCGAGAATGTCGACAACATTGGAACGATATCTGAACAAATGAAAGTTTCCCTCAAAACAGAGAAACATTTGgggaacttgaaaaatcttgaaaatccAGATAGAGCTGATATGATGGAAGCCGCAAGGGATTTTCCCAGTCCTGACAGCCAACGTGCTGGAAAAGAATCTTTAACAAAACTCGAAGTCGATTCTCACAATATTGATGAAAGCGCTGATAAAAGTGGCAAGAAAACTCCGAAATGTGataacgaaacgaaaaagttgaaaacgtCGATAAATAAGGACTATCCACTACAAACGGAAAATAAACTCTGTGACACAGAAGGAATCGACTCGCAAGAAAAAGTGTGTTCCGATATCGATGTTGTTGAACAAAGTTCAAATCTGAAAATTCTCTGTAATTTGTCTGTGATcgaaacatcgaaaatagacgacgacgaggacgacaacaataaaagggaaaaaaaggatgaAGCGGTTTGCGGAGATGATGGAAAAGTAGCGAATGAAAATGCTGATGATAAAGTGAAAGATGTGAAAGAATCAACGACTTTTGGTAACGATGAGAAAATGCTAGAGGTCAGGTCAACGGATGAAAACTTTCAAAACTGCGGGGACCAAAAAGAAGAATCTTCGAAATGGAAGACGCGGAAAGATCCAAGAAAGTATGAACATTTAGAAATATCAATTTTGGAAGCAGCTGTAATTCCTTCGAGTAGTAACGATACCGCTAACAGTGCACTCGTCGTCAGCACATCGATTAATGATTCAtcgaaaaatgggaaaaacatGGGTGAAATCAAAGAAACGGAAATGGTCCAATCGTTGACGCAATCGTAG